In Zingiber officinale cultivar Zhangliang chromosome 6A, Zo_v1.1, whole genome shotgun sequence, a single genomic region encodes these proteins:
- the LOC121995193 gene encoding uncharacterized protein LOC121995193, whose product MSLMIIKRGIPEAFRGAVSNSVTKAKEYLDEIEKRFAKSDKAETSTILKSLISMKYKGKGNIREYIMEMSHLASKLKVLNVELSDDMLVHLVLISLPNQFSQFQINYNCQREKLTLNELISYCVQEEERLKQIKVESAYLASTPKDKGNKRKNETTKGPYVKKQK is encoded by the coding sequence ATGAGTCTTATGATCATCAAGCGCGGCATACCTGAGGCTTTTAGGGGTGCGGTGTCTAATAGTgtcaccaaagctaaggaatatctcGATGAGATTGAAAAGCGCTTTGCCAAAAGCGATAAGGCGGAAACAAGCACAATTCTGAAGAGCTTGATTTCCATGAagtataaaggcaagggaaatATTCGGGAATATATCATGGAAATGTCCCACCTTGCATCGAAGTTGAAAGTACTTAATGTTGAATTGTCGGATGACATGCTTGTGCATTTAGTGCTTATTTCTCTTCCGAACCAGTTTAGTCAATTCCAAATCAATTATAACTGTCAAAGGGAGAAATTGACTCTTAATGAGCTCATTTCATACTGTgttcaagaggaagagaggttgaagCAAATTAAGGTTGAAAGTGCCTATTTGGCAAGCACCCCTAAAGATAAgggcaacaaaagaaagaatgagACTACTAAAGGTCCTTATGTGAAGAAACAAAAGTAG